In one Platichthys flesus chromosome 3, fPlaFle2.1, whole genome shotgun sequence genomic region, the following are encoded:
- the LOC133949912 gene encoding gastrula zinc finger protein XlCGF57.1-like, protein MSAVQLLRVSVHERISAAAEDFLLQVEKGGGTIQVPALRALLTERLTAAGEEILAGLEETLAEYEDRLEQSERSEREICRQRRLLDAVMQPVVRLHRAVYPAAVQQLMVYKEEVPPEEEQWSPLVDQEDPEPPHIKEEQEELWTNQDGQQLQGLEEADIKFTLTPVDVKSEENEEKLKSSKLHLSETKENRADCGGPEPSRNSGPDGHLQPGPEDKTEDSSDTEHSEDWMETREPQTGLNTRNNKLSEMGRKTEKKLFSCSECGKIFNLRGNLNRHMMIHTGEKPFSCSECGKRFNKKWTLNSHMRHHTGEKPFSCSECGKRFNHRGNVNAHMRSHTGEKPFSCSECGKRLSSKSDLKRHTTCHTGEKPFSCSECGKGFSHRGHLNTHMRSHTGEKPFGCSECGKRFNLKCNINKHMMSHTGEKPFSCSECSKRFSHRGNLNAHMRSHTGEKPFGCSECGKRFIQRSNLNTHMRSHTGEKPFGCSECGKRFNRRGHLNTHMTSHTGEEPFS, encoded by the exons ATGTCCGccgtgcagctgctgcgggtgtcggtacatgagcggatcagcGCAGCCGCTGaagacttcctgctgcaggtggagaaaggaggaggaacgATTCAAGTCCCGGCGCTGAGAGCGCTGCTCACCGAGCGGCTCACAGCGGCGGGGGAGGAGATCCTCGCGGGGCTTGAGGAAACCTTGGCGGAGTATGAAGACAGACTGGAGCAGTCAGAAAGGTCCGAGCGGGAGATCtgccgccagaggaggctgctcgatgcCGTGATGCAGCCCGTAgtccggctgcacagagcag tgtatCCTGCAGCTGTCCAGCAACTGATGGTGTataaagaagaggttccccctgaggaggagcagtggagcccccttgtggaccaggaggacccagagcccccccacattaaagaggaacaggaggaactgtggaccaatcaggatggacagcagcttcaaggactggaggaggctgatatcaagttcacattgactcctgtcgatgtgaagagtgaagaaaatgaagagaaacttaaatCTTCAAAGCTTCATCTGAGTGAGACGAAGGAGAACAGAgcggactgtggaggaccagaaccATCCAGaaactcaggtcctgatggacatttacaaccaggtcctgaggacaagactgaagATTCTTCTGACACTGAACACAGTGaggattggatggagaccagggaacctcagactggtttaaatacaagaaataacAAACTAAGTGAAATGGGAcgtaagacagaaaaaaaattgtttagttgctctgagtgtggtaaaatatTTAACCTGAGGGGCAATCTAAATAGACATATGatgattcatacaggagagaaaccgtttagttgctctgagtgtggtaaacgaTTTAACAAAAAGTGGACTCTAAATTCACACATGAGGcatcatacaggagagaaaccgtttagttgctctgagtgtggtaaacgaTTTAACCACAGGGGCAATGTAAATGCACacatgaggagtcatacaggagagaaaccgtttagttgctctgagtgtggtaaaagattgaGCAGTAAGTCCGATTTAAAGAGACATACGACgtgtcatacaggagagaaaccatttagttgctctgagtgtggtaaaggATTTAGCCACAGGGGCCATCTgaatacacatatgaggagtcatacaggagagaaaccgtttggttgctctgagtgtggtaaaaggtTTAACCTaaagtgcaatataaataaacatatgatgagtcatacaggagagaaaccgtttagttgctctgagtgtagTAAAAGATTTAGCCATAGGGGCAATCTAAATgcacatatgaggagtcatacaggagagaaaccgtttggttgctctgagtgtggtaaaagatttatcCAAAGGagcaatctaaatacacatatgaggagtcatacaggagagaaaccgtttggTTGCTcagagtgtggtaaaagatttaaccgAAGAGgccatctaaatacacatatgacgagtcatacaggagaggaACCGTTTAGCTGA
- the tbx16 gene encoding T-box transcription factor 16, translating into MQSIRDLKPNFGGPPPSSMAAGPDAYLQGNLRLTLEDPELWKSFHEIGTEMIITKPGRRMFPHCKVNLSGLVPCAKYILLVDMVPEDGFRYKWNKEKWEVAGKAEPQPPCRTYLHPDSPAPGSHWMKQSVSFLKLKLTNNTLDQHGHIILHSMHRYHPRFHIVQADDLFSVRWSVFQTFTFPETSFTAVTAYQNTRITKLKIDHNPFAKGFREEGTNKKRRANKNPGCPEKRPKASDISDRDSEEDSPQDFCQSSYEAYDGEEGELPKRKGVSEVKEERYCPWAADREHRARTESPAGADTRDVYNAEQLVPAPASYQPYRFHEYGKSPSPSSSIGSSNSGTERSSFESRVPDVATVPEHDSSKPRTQEIGPSPCGPQPLPAPQDYTPGVLNMTMAQAGKPGVIGHHIYSPYGAEQPLGQWSGPGPAQYPAPHHLPADYTTQAVHHGYHHGNVAEWSQYPLFSYSCW; encoded by the exons ATGCAGTCCATCAGAG actTGAAGCCCAACTTCGGTGgacctcctccttcctccatgGCTGCCGGCCCCGATGCTTATCTCCAGGGTAACCTCCGGCTGACTCTGGAGGACCCTGAACTCTGGAAGTCCTTTCATGAAATAGGGACAGAGATGATCATCACTAAACCTGGAAG GAGGATGTTCCCACACTGTAAAGTGAATCTCTCCGGCCTGGTTCCATGTGCCAAATACATCCTGCTGGTTGACATGGTCCCTGAGGATGGATTCAGGTATAAG TGGAATAAAGAGAAATGGGAGGTGGCAGGAAAAGCGGAGCCCCAGCCTCCCTGCAGGACCTACCTCCACCCCGACTCTCCGGCCCCGGGGAGCCACTGGATGAAGCAATCTGTCTCCTTCCTCAAGCTCAAACTCACCAACAACACGCTCGACCAGCATGGCCAT atcATTTTGCACTCCATGCATCGCTACCATCCGCGCTTCCACATCGTCCAGGCAGACGACCTGTTCAGCGTCCGCTGGAGCGTTTTCCAGACCTTCACCTTCCCAGAGACTTCGTTCACAGCTGTCACCGCCTACCAGAACACCAGG ATTACAAAGCTGAAGATCGATCACAACCCTTTCGCCAAAGGTTTCCGGGAGGAAGGCACCAATAAGAAACG GCGTGCAAACAAGAACCCAGGCTGCCCCGAGAAGAGACCAAAGGCGTCAGACATCTCGGACAGGGACTCGGAGGAGGACAGTCCACAAG ATTTCTGCCAGTCATCCTATGAGGCTTatgatggagaggaaggagagctgCCAAAAAGGAAAGGGGTCAGTGAGGTCAAAGAGGAGCGCTACTGCCCGTGGGCCGCTGACAGGGAGCACAGAGCGAGGACTGAATCTCCCGCTGGGGCAGACACCAGAGATGTGTACAATGCAGAGCAGCTGGTTCCTGCTCCTGCTTCTTACCAGCCATACAG gttCCACGAGTACGGGAagtctccctctccttcctccagcaTCGGCAGCAGCAACAGTGGCACAGAGCGCAGCAGCTTCGAGTCCAGGGTCCCTGATGTCGCCACCGTCCCCGAGCACGACTCTTCCAAGCCCCGCACACAAGAGATCGGGCCCTCCCCCTGCGGCCCCCAGCCCCTCCCTGCCCCCCAGGACTACACCCCAGGGGTCCTCAACATGACCATGGCCCAGGCGGGCAAGCCCGGTGTCATTGGCCACCACATCTACAGCCCCTATGGCGCCGAGCAGCCCTTGGGCCAGTGGAGTGGTCCCGGCCCCGCTCAGTACCCAGCTCCTCACCACCTGCCCGCCGACTACACCACGCAAGCTGTGCACCACGGCTATCACCATGGCAACGTGGCCGAGTGGAGCCAGTACCCGCTGTTCTCTTACTCTTGCTGGTGA